From Bacteroidales bacterium, one genomic window encodes:
- a CDS encoding T9SS type A sorting domain-containing protein yields SPVVKYTITFNSNGGSAVENATVNHGEKVIKPADPTKEGYTFAGWFIDTDLQTAYDFETAVTSDLTLYAKWTESSPVVKYTITFNSNGGSAVENATVNHGEKVTKPADPTKEGYTFAGWFIDTDLQTAYDFETAVTSDLTLYAKWTVNTYTITFNSNGGSAVENATVNHGEKVTKPADPTKEGYTFAGWFSDVELQTAYDFETAVTSDLTLYAKWTVNIYTITFNSNGGSAVENATVNHGEKVIKPADPTKEGYTFAGWFIDTDLQTAYDFETAVTSDLTLYAKWTVNTYTITFVVKGKAGAAVAEATVFVGETSVKTDEEGKATFELEKGEYTYKVLASNFKEATGGFTVADEAMEVTVSLEPTGIIQPNSLANVQVYPNPFNEKLILSGVAKVKRITISTITGSIVVDRPHDGSNEVEIQTSELNVGMYVVTLITDNNRISKKVIKK; encoded by the coding sequence TCGCCAGTTGTGAAGTACACTATAACATTCAACAGTAACGGCGGAAGTGCAGTTGAAAATGCAACAGTAAATCACGGTGAAAAAGTTATCAAACCAGCTGACCCAACAAAAGAAGGTTATACCTTTGCTGGCTGGTTCATTGATACTGATTTGCAAACAGCATATGATTTTGAAACAGCTGTAACAAGTGATTTAACACTTTATGCTAAGTGGACAGAAAGCTCGCCAGTTGTGAAGTACACTATAACATTCAACAGTAACGGCGGAAGTGCAGTTGAAAATGCGACAGTAAATCACGGTGAAAAAGTTACCAAACCAGCTGACCCAACAAAAGAAGGTTACACCTTTGCTGGCTGGTTCATTGATACTGATTTGCAAACTGCATATGATTTTGAAACAGCTGTAACAAGTGATTTAACACTTTATGCTAAGTGGACAGTTAATACTTACACTATAACATTCAATAGTAACGGTGGAAGTGCAGTTGAAAATGCAACAGTAAATCACGGTGAAAAAGTTACCAAACCGGCCGACCCAACAAAAGAAGGTTACACCTTTGCTGGCTGGTTCAGCGATGTAGAGTTGCAAACTGCATATGATTTTGAAACAGCTGTAACAAGTGATTTAACACTTTATGCTAAGTGGACAGTTAATATTTATACTATAACATTCAACAGTAACGGTGGAAGTGCAGTTGAAAATGCGACAGTAAATCACGGTGAAAAAGTTATCAAACCAGCTGACCCAACAAAAGAAGGCTATACCTTTGCTGGCTGGTTCATTGATACTGATTTGCAAACTGCATATGATTTTGAAACAGCCGTAACAAGTGATTTAACACTTTATGCTAAGTGGACAGTTAATACTTATACTATAACATTTGTAGTGAAAGGTAAAGCTGGTGCAGCAGTTGCAGAAGCCACAGTATTCGTTGGTGAAACATCAGTTAAAACTGACGAAGAAGGCAAAGCTACTTTTGAACTTGAAAAGGGAGAATACACTTATAAGGTATTAGCATCCAACTTCAAGGAAGCAACTGGCGGCTTTACTGTTGCAGATGAGGCTATGGAAGTAACTGTGTCACTTGAGCCAACAGGAATTATTCAACCAAACTCATTAGCAAATGTACAGGTTTATCCCAATCCATTCAATGAGAAGTTGATTTTGAGCGGAGTAGCTAAAGTGAAACGTATTACAATATCAACAATCACAGGATCAATTGTAGTGGATAGACCACATGATGGAAGTAACGAGGTTGAAATTCAAACTTCAGAGTTGAACGTTGGTATGTATGTTGTAACCCTCATAACTGATAATAATCGAATTAGCAAAAAGGTTATTAAGAAATAA